Proteins from one Desulfovibrio intestinalis genomic window:
- the plsY gene encoding glycerol-3-phosphate 1-O-acyltransferase PlsY, with protein MLEVLWIALAYILGSAPWGLVIARTFCGIDPRENGSRNTGATNVARLCGFKWGVATLLCDVLKGAVPVWLAFKINPSPAFISIVALTCVLGHVFSCFMKFKGGKAVATSIGVFLPLAIWQLLAASILCLLVIWRSGFVSLGSLTLVTALPVALAVSGQWTWLPLSLGVWAVVVWKHKENIVRLRAGTEKSWQKSKSQCEAACGAQGEGQDGK; from the coding sequence ATGCTGGAAGTTTTATGGATAGCCCTGGCCTATATACTCGGCTCCGCGCCGTGGGGATTGGTTATCGCCCGGACCTTTTGCGGTATTGACCCGCGAGAGAACGGCAGCCGTAACACCGGAGCCACCAATGTGGCCCGGCTGTGTGGTTTTAAATGGGGCGTCGCCACGCTTTTGTGCGACGTGCTCAAGGGGGCCGTGCCCGTATGGCTGGCCTTCAAGATCAATCCTTCTCCCGCTTTTATAAGCATTGTGGCCCTGACCTGCGTGCTGGGTCATGTTTTTTCCTGCTTCATGAAGTTCAAGGGCGGCAAGGCCGTGGCCACGAGCATCGGCGTTTTTTTGCCCCTTGCCATCTGGCAGCTTCTTGCGGCCTCGATTCTGTGCTTGCTGGTTATCTGGCGTAGCGGCTTTGTGTCGTTGGGATCGCTGACCCTGGTTACGGCCTTGCCCGTGGCTCTGGCCGTCAGCGGGCAGTGGACCTGGCTGCCGTTGAGCCTTGGCGTATGGGCCGTGGTGGTCTGGAAGCACAAGGAGAATATTGTTCGCCTGCGCGCCGGAACCGAAAAAAGCTGGCAGAAAAGCAAGAGCCAGTGCGAAGCGGCCTGCGGGGCGCAAGGCGAAGGCCAGGACGGAAAATAG
- the thrC gene encoding threonine synthase produces MSHADFPAYRGRMEYVCLDCGARYPGDDLLYTCPQCGGVFLLENLDFAKLKERSGQEWRQIFDDRSATRVTALKGIFRYYELLAPLLDEDDIVYLGDGITPIVEAAPALRDQVGVSFAYKNDGQNPSASFKDRGMACAFSYLKWLCRRNKWDEVLTVCASTGDTSAAAALYASYVGAPLKSVVLLPHGKVTPQQLAQPLGSGATVLELPGVFDDCMKVVELLAENYRVALLNSKNSWRILGQESYAYEVAQWYGWDMTDQCLFVPIGNAGNITAIMCGLLKMLDLGIITSLPRIFGVQSEHADPVWRYYDAPKGSRHWQPVTVQPSVAQAAMIGNPVSFPRVRMLAERFIEAGGERAFQVVRVTEQQIMDAMIVGNRHGHIACTQGGECLAGLRNARALGLVGDHEHAVLDATAHALKFAGFQDMYFSDAFPAEYGVTPDKSLANMPELLLPQSARDGREVAEFASMGADAVVKRLNLQKK; encoded by the coding sequence ATGTCCCACGCGGATTTTCCGGCCTATCGCGGCCGCATGGAGTATGTCTGCCTTGATTGTGGCGCGCGCTACCCCGGCGACGACCTGCTGTACACCTGCCCCCAGTGCGGCGGTGTTTTTCTGCTGGAAAACCTTGATTTCGCCAAGCTCAAGGAGCGTAGCGGTCAGGAGTGGCGGCAGATTTTTGATGACCGCAGCGCCACCCGCGTGACGGCCCTCAAAGGCATTTTTCGCTATTACGAACTGCTGGCTCCGCTTTTGGACGAAGACGATATCGTCTATCTGGGCGACGGCATCACGCCTATTGTGGAGGCGGCCCCGGCCCTGCGCGATCAGGTGGGCGTGTCCTTTGCCTATAAGAACGACGGTCAGAACCCCAGCGCCTCCTTCAAGGACAGGGGCATGGCCTGCGCGTTCAGCTATTTGAAGTGGCTTTGCCGCCGCAACAAGTGGGACGAAGTTCTTACTGTTTGCGCCTCAACGGGCGACACGTCTGCTGCTGCCGCCCTGTACGCTTCCTATGTGGGCGCGCCCCTCAAATCCGTGGTGCTGCTGCCCCACGGCAAGGTGACGCCGCAGCAGCTCGCGCAGCCCCTTGGCAGCGGCGCTACGGTGCTGGAACTGCCGGGCGTGTTTGACGACTGCATGAAGGTTGTGGAACTGCTGGCTGAAAATTATCGCGTGGCCCTGCTCAACTCCAAGAACAGCTGGCGCATTCTCGGGCAGGAATCCTATGCCTATGAAGTGGCGCAGTGGTATGGTTGGGACATGACCGATCAGTGCCTCTTTGTGCCCATCGGCAACGCGGGCAACATTACGGCCATCATGTGCGGTCTGCTGAAAATGCTTGATCTGGGCATCATCACCAGTCTGCCGCGCATTTTTGGCGTGCAGTCTGAACATGCCGACCCCGTGTGGCGCTACTATGACGCGCCCAAGGGCTCACGCCACTGGCAGCCCGTAACCGTGCAGCCCAGCGTGGCCCAGGCGGCCATGATAGGCAACCCCGTGTCCTTCCCCCGTGTGCGTATGCTGGCCGAGCGCTTTATTGAAGCTGGCGGCGAGCGTGCCTTCCAGGTGGTGCGCGTGACCGAGCAGCAGATTATGGACGCTATGATCGTTGGCAACCGCCACGGCCATATCGCCTGCACCCAGGGCGGCGAATGTTTGGCTGGCCTGCGCAATGCCCGCGCGCTCGGCCTTGTGGGCGACCACGAGCATGCTGTGCTGGACGCCACGGCCCACGCCCTTAAATTCGCAGGGTTTCAGGATATGTATTTCAGCGACGCCTTCCCTGCGGAATACGGCGTTACGCCCGACAAAAGCCTTGCCAATATGCCGGAACTTCTTTTGCCCCAGAGCGCCCGCGATGGCCGCGAAGTGGCGGAATTTGCCAGTATGGGGGCGGATGCCGTAGTGAAGAGGCTCAATCTGCAAAAAAAATAA
- a CDS encoding methyl-accepting chemotaxis protein: MLLLVGGVVIAIQSALIGVVVKLSYDSSLEARTHEMQLMAQTISKSLSDFGQQQVMLVRGVANAPRLKEFLLTGMGEEGAATFLSVMSQASSDVNTLYLFDRQGKQVITRAQGKEGKHNDLANREYVQAALAGKEGFSSSPIKSYATGKLIVSVTAPVRDDSGKVIGGVGMSYDIDGLMKNYIQGIKLGSTGHPFIVSPEGVMIGHPNSELILKNFAAEPGIADMLKNSSGEGVTYKGSNGHESMLAWADVPHWNWVVGVTMTVAEIEAPAMEQRNIMLLIGGIAVAALIIITLIALDRIAVRPLRLLQGYAGQVAEGRLDHVLVLRSRNEIGKLAENLRTMVASLKDMIAQADEKTRLAKQESDRAALATAEAEEARAAAEKAKAEGMLHAASRLEGVVRAITDASEALSVQVDQSSRGAEQQSVRASETATAMEEMNSTVTEVARNAAEAASSADHARNRATEGANVVSQAVSGIGQAQGQATELKADMTALGKQAESTGQILGVISDIADQTNLLALNAAIEAARAGEAGRGFAVVADEVRKLAEKTMSATREVGEAITEIQNGTRKNVGHVEQVVSKIDAATALAGASGEALQEIVALVEETSNQVRSIATAAEQQSATSEEINRSVEDVNRISAETSEAMRLSTASVAELARQSQVLRDLIENMKRDGAV; encoded by the coding sequence ATGCTGTTGCTTGTGGGTGGGGTTGTTATCGCCATTCAGTCGGCACTTATCGGGGTTGTGGTCAAGCTCAGCTATGATTCCAGCCTTGAAGCCCGCACGCACGAAATGCAACTCATGGCCCAAACCATTTCAAAGTCGTTGTCAGACTTCGGCCAGCAGCAGGTGATGCTGGTTCGCGGTGTGGCAAACGCCCCAAGACTGAAAGAATTTTTGCTTACCGGCATGGGCGAGGAAGGGGCTGCCACCTTTCTTTCCGTCATGTCTCAGGCATCGTCGGACGTGAATACGCTCTATCTGTTTGACCGTCAGGGCAAGCAGGTAATCACGCGTGCGCAGGGCAAGGAAGGCAAGCACAACGATCTTGCCAACCGTGAATACGTGCAGGCTGCACTGGCCGGGAAGGAGGGCTTCAGCTCTTCACCCATCAAGAGCTACGCCACAGGCAAGCTCATTGTCAGCGTAACAGCGCCAGTGCGTGACGACAGTGGAAAGGTCATCGGCGGCGTGGGCATGTCCTACGACATTGACGGCCTTATGAAGAACTATATCCAGGGCATCAAGCTGGGCAGCACGGGGCATCCCTTTATCGTTTCGCCAGAGGGCGTCATGATCGGCCACCCCAACAGCGAGCTTATTCTCAAGAATTTTGCTGCTGAACCCGGCATTGCCGACATGCTCAAAAATTCTTCTGGCGAGGGCGTCACCTACAAAGGCAGCAATGGTCATGAAAGCATGCTGGCCTGGGCCGATGTGCCCCACTGGAACTGGGTGGTGGGCGTAACTATGACCGTGGCTGAAATTGAAGCTCCGGCTATGGAACAGCGCAACATCATGCTGCTTATCGGCGGTATCGCCGTGGCGGCGCTCATTATCATAACCCTGATTGCTCTGGACAGAATTGCCGTGCGGCCATTGCGCTTGTTACAAGGCTATGCCGGGCAGGTGGCCGAAGGCAGGCTGGACCATGTGCTGGTTTTGCGGTCACGCAATGAAATCGGCAAACTGGCGGAAAATCTGCGTACAATGGTGGCAAGCCTCAAGGACATGATAGCCCAGGCTGACGAAAAAACCCGTCTCGCCAAGCAGGAGTCCGACCGCGCAGCCTTGGCTACGGCTGAGGCGGAGGAAGCCCGCGCTGCTGCCGAAAAGGCCAAGGCCGAAGGCATGCTGCACGCCGCCTCGCGTCTTGAGGGAGTGGTGAGGGCCATAACCGACGCTTCTGAAGCGCTTTCGGTACAGGTCGACCAGTCCAGCAGAGGCGCGGAGCAGCAAAGTGTTCGCGCCAGCGAAACCGCCACTGCGATGGAGGAAATGAACTCCACCGTGACCGAGGTTGCCCGCAATGCCGCCGAGGCCGCTTCTTCCGCAGACCATGCCAGAAACCGCGCCACAGAGGGTGCAAATGTGGTTTCTCAGGCTGTCAGCGGTATTGGGCAGGCTCAGGGACAGGCCACGGAACTCAAGGCGGATATGACCGCCCTGGGCAAGCAGGCCGAAAGCACGGGCCAGATACTTGGCGTTATTTCGGATATTGCAGACCAGACCAACCTGCTGGCTCTTAACGCGGCTATTGAGGCTGCACGCGCGGGTGAAGCCGGGCGCGGTTTCGCTGTTGTAGCTGACGAAGTGCGCAAGCTGGCCGAAAAAACTATGAGTGCCACCCGCGAAGTGGGCGAGGCCATCACAGAGATACAAAACGGAACCCGCAAAAATGTGGGGCATGTGGAGCAGGTCGTCAGCAAGATCGACGCTGCCACGGCTTTGGCCGGGGCCTCCGGGGAAGCGTTGCAGGAAATTGTGGCTCTGGTGGAAGAAACGTCAAATCAGGTGCGTTCCATCGCCACGGCGGCGGAACAACAGTCTGCCACCAGCGAAGAGATCAACCGTTCGGTGGAGGACGTTAACCGCATTTCCGCTGAAACCTCCGAAGCCATGCGGCTTTCAACGGCATCCGTGGCCGAACTTGCGCGTCAGTCGCAGGTGCTGCGCGATCTTATTGAAAACATGAAAAGAGACGGTGCGGTCTAG
- a CDS encoding GGDEF domain-containing protein, producing the protein MAPDGKKDASMGINAFLSTGIVVLALIFSASFFYYMNMARDISVASTRIYGAYLPLTEALDKADEQKEHLWRLLGETVLAASGAQSNQDIQASLARLHQTPPGTMAQRQRWEDAVSALERIAVLLAQAHDLEMEIPAPVPGAKNTPQHGGQSVAERTAHVAGRLASVRQALNSALADFTTALAGFGTRNPLADEMHGQLRRTATLAHDFENKLLLGFLFLGAGMMTLYGILRLQVARPLRGIMAYLDQLGTGVKKLLLPSSRIVEIRNIASALDNLSTYLSKATLQSKILVSEHDRFQKMSLVDGLTGVRNRRSFDESLRGLWRSAKESQTPLALIMLDVDKFKIYNDSYGHQAGDECLKRVAAAMTRAARSTDICARYGGEEFALLLPGADAHTARAVAHRVHHEIEREQLPHPSSPVNGFVTVSLGVASLMPGKDMGNDGKLLVRNADAALYDAKSAGRNRTHVYGEEMVCTPAAVPA; encoded by the coding sequence ATGGCCCCAGACGGAAAAAAAGATGCCAGCATGGGCATCAACGCCTTTTTGAGCACCGGCATCGTTGTGCTGGCCCTCATATTTTCGGCCAGCTTTTTCTATTATATGAATATGGCCCGCGACATCAGCGTGGCCAGCACCAGAATTTATGGCGCATACCTGCCCCTTACCGAAGCCCTCGACAAGGCGGACGAGCAGAAAGAACATCTCTGGCGGCTGCTGGGCGAAACCGTACTCGCGGCCTCAGGGGCGCAGAGCAACCAGGACATCCAGGCATCCCTTGCCCGGTTGCACCAGACCCCGCCGGGCACAATGGCGCAGCGTCAACGCTGGGAAGATGCCGTATCCGCCCTTGAGCGCATTGCCGTCTTGCTGGCGCAGGCGCATGATCTGGAGATGGAAATACCCGCTCCGGTTCCAGGAGCCAAAAACACGCCACAGCACGGCGGCCAATCCGTTGCTGAAAGAACGGCGCATGTTGCAGGGCGTCTTGCCTCTGTAAGGCAGGCCCTGAACTCGGCCCTGGCTGACTTTACCACGGCCCTTGCCGGATTTGGCACGCGCAACCCCCTGGCGGATGAAATGCACGGGCAGTTGCGCCGTACCGCCACTCTGGCGCATGATTTTGAAAACAAACTGCTGCTGGGCTTTCTTTTTCTTGGTGCGGGTATGATGACGCTTTACGGAATTTTGCGTCTGCAAGTGGCCCGCCCGCTGCGCGGCATTATGGCCTATCTGGATCAGTTGGGCACTGGCGTGAAAAAACTGCTCCTGCCCAGCAGCCGCATTGTGGAAATACGCAATATCGCGTCTGCTCTGGATAACCTGAGCACCTACCTGAGCAAGGCCACCCTTCAGTCTAAAATACTGGTTTCAGAACACGACCGCTTCCAGAAAATGTCTCTTGTGGACGGACTCACCGGAGTTCGCAACCGCCGTTCGTTTGACGAAAGCCTGCGCGGTCTCTGGCGTTCCGCCAAGGAAAGCCAGACACCTCTGGCCCTCATCATGCTGGATGTGGACAAATTCAAAATCTACAATGACAGTTATGGACATCAGGCTGGCGATGAATGCCTCAAACGTGTGGCGGCAGCCATGACGCGGGCAGCCCGTTCCACCGATATATGCGCCCGCTATGGCGGAGAAGAATTCGCCCTGCTTCTGCCGGGAGCCGATGCGCATACCGCCCGCGCAGTGGCCCACCGTGTACACCACGAAATCGAGCGTGAGCAGTTGCCCCACCCGTCCTCTCCTGTGAACGGTTTTGTCACTGTAAGCCTTGGCGTGGCCAGCCTCATGCCCGGCAAGGATATGGGCAACGACGGCAAGCTGTTGGTGCGCAATGCCGATGCCGCCCTGTACGACGCCAAATCCGCAGGGCGCAACCGTACGCATGTTTATGGGGAAGAAATGGTCTGCACCCCGGCAGCTGTGCCCGCCTGA
- the feoB gene encoding ferrous iron transport protein B translates to MPESYTADAALFSSDSARANIGGLTYSLRFAIAGNPNCGKTTVFNALTGAHQHVGNYSGVTVEKKEGFIRHQGQEIVLVDLPGTYSLSAYSQEEVVARNVLLSGTVQAVINVVDAGILERGLLLTAQLREMGLPVVLSCNMMDEARTAGIDIDFERLSALMGVRALPTVGTNGKGLREALDAARQCAQIDASPAAQHGMNPAHAAHQALHISYGPLLDPALSQMEELIAGSNSMGTSPYAHCAPRWLALNLVQDDPESLQAVRAADPLLADWLEAICRDLHQTLHTQNLDAEGLVADGHSAFVRQVASACISKTGNRQRLGMTDKLDRFLAHAFWGALIMLGVLYAMFQITIVAGSYPQAWLESGFSLLSELVSSALPEGLLASLIVDGLIAGVGGVLSFVPLVLIMFALIAFVEDSGYMARMAYIADRVFQMFGLHGASVMPYIISGGIAGGCAIPGVMATRTMRSPKEKLATMLTLPYMACGAKLPVYLLLVSTFFPENAANMMFAIILLSWTFAFLVALFLRKTVLRGDATPLVMEMPPYRLPTLRGICIHCWERTWMYLKKAGTVLVPLAMLIWAGMTFPALDPQLALPFENNIARLSAALEVPELAEEEHADLEDKLTKAEEALSAERLRNSFAGRLGTGLEDVTRHAGFSWRTDVALIGGIAAKEAIISTLGTAYALGQQDPEDAVSLAELLRKDPSWNQGSALALLIFVMLYAPCFVTLVVIRQESGSWKWVFFSIIFNTLLAFAMAVGIYQTYCVWMGI, encoded by the coding sequence ATGCCGGAATCCTACACCGCTGATGCCGCGCTGTTTTCATCTGACAGCGCACGAGCCAATATTGGCGGCCTTACCTACTCCCTGCGATTTGCCATTGCCGGCAACCCCAACTGCGGCAAAACCACAGTTTTCAACGCCCTTACCGGGGCACACCAGCATGTGGGCAACTACAGTGGTGTTACTGTTGAAAAAAAGGAAGGCTTCATTCGCCATCAGGGGCAGGAGATTGTACTGGTAGACCTGCCGGGCACCTACTCCCTCTCCGCCTATTCGCAGGAAGAAGTGGTGGCCCGCAATGTACTTTTGAGCGGCACGGTGCAGGCCGTCATCAACGTGGTGGACGCGGGCATTCTTGAGCGCGGCCTGCTGCTTACGGCCCAGTTGCGTGAAATGGGGCTGCCCGTGGTGCTGTCCTGCAACATGATGGACGAAGCCAGAACCGCAGGCATTGATATTGATTTTGAAAGACTTTCTGCCCTTATGGGCGTACGCGCCCTGCCCACGGTAGGCACAAACGGCAAGGGATTGCGCGAAGCTCTTGACGCCGCCCGCCAGTGCGCCCAGATCGACGCCAGCCCTGCTGCGCAGCACGGCATGAACCCGGCGCATGCTGCCCATCAGGCCTTGCATATCAGCTACGGCCCTTTACTTGATCCGGCGTTGTCCCAAATGGAAGAACTCATTGCGGGCAGCAACAGCATGGGCACATCGCCCTACGCCCACTGCGCACCGCGCTGGCTTGCCCTGAACCTTGTTCAGGACGACCCGGAATCCCTTCAGGCCGTACGCGCCGCAGACCCTCTGCTGGCTGACTGGCTTGAAGCCATTTGCCGTGATCTGCACCAGACCCTGCACACGCAGAATCTGGATGCCGAAGGTCTTGTGGCGGACGGGCACAGCGCCTTTGTGCGTCAGGTAGCTTCGGCCTGCATCAGCAAAACCGGCAACCGTCAGCGGCTGGGCATGACAGACAAGCTGGACAGATTTCTGGCCCATGCCTTCTGGGGTGCTTTGATTATGCTGGGCGTGCTCTACGCTATGTTTCAGATCACCATTGTGGCGGGTTCCTATCCGCAGGCATGGCTGGAATCCGGCTTTTCACTGTTAAGCGAGCTGGTCAGTTCTGCCCTGCCCGAGGGGCTGCTGGCGTCTCTTATTGTGGACGGTCTTATTGCGGGTGTTGGCGGAGTGCTCAGTTTCGTGCCTCTGGTGCTCATCATGTTCGCTCTTATCGCCTTTGTGGAAGACAGCGGCTATATGGCGCGCATGGCCTATATTGCAGACAGGGTCTTTCAGATGTTCGGCCTGCACGGCGCCTCGGTAATGCCCTACATCATTTCCGGCGGTATTGCCGGAGGATGTGCCATCCCCGGCGTTATGGCCACACGCACCATGCGCAGCCCCAAGGAAAAGCTGGCCACCATGCTTACCCTGCCCTACATGGCCTGCGGCGCCAAACTGCCCGTCTATCTTTTGCTGGTGAGCACGTTCTTTCCTGAAAATGCCGCCAACATGATGTTCGCCATCATTCTTCTTTCGTGGACTTTCGCCTTTCTTGTGGCCCTTTTTTTGCGCAAAACCGTGCTGCGCGGGGATGCCACGCCTCTTGTTATGGAAATGCCCCCGTACCGCTTGCCCACACTGCGCGGCATATGCATCCATTGCTGGGAGCGCACCTGGATGTACCTGAAAAAAGCGGGCACTGTGCTTGTTCCTCTGGCCATGCTCATCTGGGCGGGCATGACCTTTCCCGCCCTGGACCCGCAACTGGCCCTGCCCTTTGAAAACAACATAGCCCGCCTGTCTGCGGCGCTCGAAGTGCCGGAACTTGCCGAAGAAGAGCACGCCGACCTTGAAGACAAGCTGACAAAGGCCGAAGAAGCCCTCAGCGCCGAAAGGTTACGCAACTCCTTTGCCGGACGGCTGGGCACCGGGCTTGAAGACGTAACGCGCCACGCGGGTTTCAGCTGGCGCACCGACGTGGCCCTCATCGGCGGCATTGCCGCCAAGGAAGCCATTATCTCAACACTCGGCACGGCCTACGCCTTGGGCCAGCAAGACCCGGAGGACGCCGTTTCTCTTGCAGAGCTGTTGCGCAAAGACCCCAGCTGGAATCAGGGTTCGGCCCTGGCCCTGCTGATCTTTGTCATGCTGTACGCGCCCTGCTTTGTGACCCTGGTGGTCATACGGCAGGAATCCGGCAGCTGGAAATGGGTTTTCTTCAGCATTATTTTCAACACCCTGCTGGCCTTTGCTATGGCCGTGGGCATTTACCAGACCTATTGCGTCTGGATGGGAATCTGA
- a CDS encoding MarR family winged helix-turn-helix transcriptional regulator encodes MPFPCILLQIRKTDRQLSQMYGRYLAKSGMRSTQYGLLRAIAAMPEPFITDIGRALSMDQTTVTRNVEKLEKAGLVETGPNPNDTRKKMVRLSAYGKACLDAAEPHRAEAQQRILDGLGEEEAQQLLRLLAKVSDLAQQ; translated from the coding sequence ATGCCTTTTCCCTGCATCCTCCTGCAAATTCGCAAGACAGACCGCCAGCTTTCGCAGATGTATGGCCGTTATCTTGCGAAAAGCGGCATGCGGAGCACACAGTACGGACTGCTCAGAGCCATTGCCGCCATGCCCGAACCCTTTATTACCGATATCGGGCGGGCATTGAGCATGGACCAGACCACAGTCACCCGGAATGTGGAAAAGCTTGAAAAGGCTGGCCTGGTTGAGACCGGGCCGAACCCCAACGACACGCGCAAGAAAATGGTGCGTCTGTCCGCGTACGGTAAAGCCTGCCTTGATGCTGCGGAGCCCCACAGGGCCGAGGCGCAGCAGCGTATACTGGACGGATTGGGAGAAGAAGAGGCGCAGCAGCTCTTGCGCCTGCTGGCCAAGGTAAGCGATCTGGCGCAGCAGTAG
- the fabF gene encoding beta-ketoacyl-ACP synthase II: protein MRKVVVTGYGIISPSGNDVETLWKNVSTGTSGVKKLEDPAFAEGAVQIGGKVENFPAEAYMGAKDARKYDLYIQYAYAAAKQAIDMGNLSGEGWDAERAGVYVGSGVGGIETIMRNHEAFLTKGSRRVSPFMVPMMISNMAAGVIAIKTGFKGANYAPVSACATANTAIGEAFLSIRHGYADMMLAGGADAGIHPFLFAGFSSMKALSTNNDHPAQASRPFDRDRDGFVMGEGAAVLLLEDMEHAQKRGAKILGEVVGYGATCDAAHITSPDFQGAARAMNIAIKQAGIAPCEIGYVNAHATGTKEGDKSESKAIREVFRDCLDTVRVSATKSMTGHLFGAAGGIEGIISLLALQHGLLPPTINLDNPDEECGLNHICNTAVKSDTTLALSNAFGFGGHNASLVFRKY from the coding sequence ATGCGTAAGGTGGTTGTAACTGGATACGGCATCATTTCACCCTCTGGAAATGACGTCGAAACACTTTGGAAAAACGTTTCAACTGGTACGTCCGGTGTAAAAAAGCTTGAAGACCCTGCCTTTGCGGAAGGGGCTGTGCAAATCGGGGGCAAGGTCGAAAACTTTCCCGCTGAAGCTTATATGGGCGCCAAGGATGCCAGAAAATACGACCTTTACATCCAGTATGCCTACGCTGCTGCAAAGCAGGCCATTGATATGGGCAATCTTTCCGGTGAGGGCTGGGATGCCGAAAGGGCTGGCGTATATGTGGGCTCCGGTGTTGGCGGTATCGAAACCATCATGCGCAACCATGAGGCGTTTCTCACCAAGGGCTCTCGCCGTGTGTCGCCTTTTATGGTGCCAATGATGATTAGCAATATGGCTGCGGGCGTCATTGCCATCAAAACAGGTTTTAAAGGCGCAAACTACGCCCCTGTTTCGGCTTGTGCCACAGCCAACACCGCCATTGGCGAAGCTTTTTTGAGCATCAGGCACGGCTACGCCGACATGATGCTGGCTGGTGGGGCCGACGCAGGCATTCATCCCTTCCTGTTCGCAGGATTTTCAAGCATGAAGGCCCTGTCTACCAATAACGACCATCCTGCTCAGGCCAGCCGGCCCTTTGACCGCGACCGCGACGGATTCGTCATGGGTGAAGGCGCTGCTGTTCTTCTGCTTGAAGATATGGAACACGCCCAAAAGCGTGGGGCCAAAATTCTGGGTGAAGTGGTGGGCTATGGCGCAACCTGCGACGCTGCCCACATCACATCGCCGGATTTTCAGGGCGCGGCCCGGGCTATGAATATTGCCATCAAACAGGCCGGAATAGCCCCGTGTGAAATCGGCTACGTCAATGCTCACGCCACCGGAACCAAGGAAGGCGATAAATCCGAAAGCAAGGCCATCAGGGAAGTTTTTCGCGATTGCCTGGACACGGTGCGGGTCAGCGCCACCAAGTCCATGACCGGACATCTTTTCGGCGCAGCCGGGGGCATTGAAGGCATCATTTCCTTGTTGGCATTGCAGCATGGCTTGCTGCCGCCCACCATCAATCTGGATAACCCGGATGAGGAGTGCGGCCTGAACCACATATGCAACACTGCCGTTAAATCCGATACAACGTTGGCGCTCTCCAACGCGTTTGGATTCGGCGGGCATAATGCCTCGTTGGTGTTCAGGAAGTACTAA
- a CDS encoding ATP-binding protein: MKCKICKAEAIVALRSHNAAFCPQCYKEFFSRQVARGIESQKLFTRDERVLVALSGGKDSLALMLELSLQGYNVTGLHIDLAIPVSSAAARGVVERFCAKHDLKLMVKEMAAEGLPIPAVKDRLNRPVCSACGKIKRHFFNKVALDEGFDALATGHNLDDEVARLFSNTLRWDTAYLSDQGPGLDSEHGFSRKVKPLWRLSEFETANYAFLMGIENHYAPCPYSPGASFTVLKGLMQNLEAAMPGRKLDFYQGFLARGRPVFARREAEEGVQLAPCTLCGYPTSSGESCGVCRIRAALLNEG, encoded by the coding sequence ATGAAGTGTAAGATTTGCAAAGCCGAGGCCATCGTTGCTCTGCGCAGCCACAATGCCGCCTTTTGTCCCCAGTGCTACAAGGAATTTTTCTCCCGGCAGGTGGCCAGGGGTATTGAAAGCCAGAAACTTTTCACCCGTGACGAGCGGGTGCTTGTGGCGCTTTCGGGTGGCAAGGATTCCTTGGCCCTCATGCTGGAGCTTTCGCTTCAGGGATACAATGTCACGGGCCTGCACATCGACCTTGCCATTCCCGTGTCTTCCGCCGCCGCGCGCGGCGTGGTGGAACGGTTTTGCGCCAAGCACGACCTCAAGCTGATGGTAAAAGAAATGGCCGCTGAAGGGCTGCCCATTCCGGCGGTCAAGGATCGTCTGAATCGGCCCGTCTGTTCTGCCTGCGGCAAGATCAAACGCCATTTCTTCAACAAGGTCGCCCTGGACGAGGGCTTTGACGCTCTGGCCACAGGCCATAATCTGGACGACGAAGTCGCCCGCCTTTTCAGCAATACCCTGCGCTGGGACACGGCCTACCTGTCCGACCAGGGGCCGGGGCTGGACAGCGAGCACGGCTTTTCGCGCAAGGTAAAACCCCTCTGGCGGCTCTCGGAATTTGAAACCGCCAACTACGCATTTCTTATGGGCATTGAAAACCACTACGCCCCCTGCCCTTACAGCCCTGGGGCCAGCTTCACCGTACTCAAAGGTCTGATGCAAAACCTTGAAGCTGCCATGCCCGGCCGTAAACTGGATTTTTATCAGGGTTTTCTTGCGCGCGGGCGGCCTGTTTTCGCGCGGCGTGAAGCTGAGGAAGGTGTGCAACTGGCGCCCTGTACCCTTTGCGGCTACCCCACGTCGTCGGGCGAAAGCTGCGGCGTGTGCCGCATTCGCGCTGCCCTGCTGAACGAAGGCTAA